The Filimonas lacunae genomic sequence TATTGGCTTCTTTAAACACCTCGTACAAAAAAGGCAGTACCCAATGCGCATTTCGCATGCGCAGCATTTGCACTGCAGGAGAATTTTCGATAATAAATGCGATATCTGAACCTGGCATAAGTATTACAAGCTACGGAAAAAGGGGAATGAAGGTAATGTATTTGCCTTTTCCACTGCAATTATAACCACTTTCTACGCCGGAACCAGATATAAATACACAGCGTAATAACCCCCATCAGCACCAGCGAACCAGGATAGCCCCAGGCCCAATCCAATTCGGGCATATGCTTGAAATTCATGCCATAAATACCCACAATAAAGGTGAGCGGCATGAAAAACACCGAGAAAATGGTGAGAATACGGATAGTTTCGTTCGTTTTTTGGGAGGAAATATTGAAATAAATGTTCAGCAGGTGGTTGGTGTTTTCGGTGAGGGAATCGAAAATAGCCTGCTGCTTAATATGCAGATCGCGTAAATCGCGGGTGTATACATTGGAATGGTTGGGTGGATCTATTTTATCTACCATATCAAAACTCATGGTCATCAGGCGGCGAAAAACATCCGCCTTCCGTTTCAGGTAATACAGCCCTTTTAAAATAGGAGCTTTGCGGTTTTTCAGAAACACCTGTTTTTCGTAAAACTCAATTTCATCGGTCAGCTCCCCGGCCGGCTGGTTAAACGACTTCAGGCCTGCTTTTATCAGTTCTATCAGCACATGTTCCGTTTTTTTACAAACCCCTTCTTTTACCACACCATTACTGATGTTTTCAATTTCTTTCCACGGATTTTTGTGAATGGTAATAATATGGGAATCAGCCATAAAAATGGCTATTTTATTGGTCAGTTCTTTTACCGTATCGGCTACTTTACTGTCTTGCGGATCGTATACCCGTAATATTACAAATGTGTATTCCTGCAAACGCTCGTATTTAGGCAGGTGGTCATTTTCCAGAGAATCCTTTATCGAAGCTTCATGCAGACCGTATTCTTTGGCCACACGCATAATTTCAGACTCATCCGCCCCGTTAATATTAATCCATTCAAAGGGCAAACCGTTTTTTTCGGCCAGTTTTTGTATCATAGAAGTTGTTGCTGTACCCGGTAGGTAATTCAACTGCTGTGCCAATTGGTAGCATACACCTTCCGGAAATAAAAAGCCCCCGGACCTATCAGCAGGGTTGCTGTAGTGCCGAAGGGCTGTAAACAGTTATAGTAACACTACTTCATTTTCACCAACCGCAGCATCAGCACATCATGCGCTGGCACTACGGCCTGTAATGGCGTGTTGGTGGTAGTGGCCTTCTTGTTTTCCCATACGTTTTGTACGGAATATTTCTCTTGGGTGGGGTTGAAGTCCCTGTGTGATAAAGTATCGGTAACAATGGTCCAGTTGTGATTCAACGCAACCGGCTTGCTGCTTCTGTTCAAAAAACAAACCGCCCAAGCACCATCTGCCAATGGTTTGTACCAGGTATCCACGCTGTCTTTAGCGGTGTGTTTAAAACCTTGTATGCCTAGTGTGTCCTGGTTGATAGCCAGTGCCTGTTTGTTGGTAAGGATAGCCAGTGTTTGTGGGGTCATGTTTTTTAAATCGTTGCCGGAAATCAGCGGGGCGGCCAGCATACACCACATGGAGAAATGTGCGCGGTCTTCGTTTGCGGGCATACCATTGCCTACTTCCAGCATATCGGGATCGTTCCAATGGCCCGGGCCGGCGTACTTGCGTAAGCCTTCCTGTTTGTCGAGAATGGCCATTACGCCAAACGATTTCCAGGTGCCGTGGTCTTCTATGCAATCAAAGCAATTGTAAATATCACCGGTGGTGCGCCACAGGTGGCCTACGTTCTGGCCCCAGGCCCACGGAGTATCGTTGCCCCATTCGCAGATGCTTAAAACAATCGGGCGGCCTGCTTTGCGCAGGGCCGCAGTGATGGTTTTATAAGCGCCTTCTGCTTTTAAGCCTTCGGTATTGCACCAGTCGTATTTTAAATAATCTACGCCCCACGAAGCATACGTCAATGCATCCTGGAACTCGTAACCACGGCTACCCGGCCGGCCACCGCAGGTTTGGGAACCGGCATCGGAGTAGATGCCCAGCTTCAGACCTTTGGAATGGATGTAATCGGCTAAGGCTTTCATGCCGGAAGGAAAACGTTTGGTATCGGGATGAATAAAACCCAGGCTATCCCTATCGCCATGCCAGCAGTCGTCGATATTGATGTAAGTGTAGCCAGCGTCGCGCATACCTGTGGTAACCATGGCATCGGCCATTTGTTTAATCAGCGCTTCGCTTACGTTACAGGCAAATTTGTTCCAACTGTTCCAGCCCATAGGCGGGGTAGCGGCCAGGCCAGGATACTTGGTATAATTTTGTACATAGTTGTTGCCCTGTGCAAAAACAGTCACTGCCAGCGTGATGGCCGCCAGTGAAGAAATCAGTTTTTTCATTATTGTTGGTACTATAGCGTTATTGTAATTCAAATGTGGCTTCCTGCACGTCTTTGGAGTTGCCACCTACCATTACAGAGAACTTGCCTTTTTCCAGCACTGGTGCGCCAGTGGCATCGTAAAAGTGGAGCAGGTCATCTGTAATAGTGAACGTTATCTGTTTGCTTTCGCCTTTTTTCAAGGCTATTTTCTGGAAGCCTTTTAGCTCCTGTACCGGGCGGATAAGCGAAGCGGCATGATCGCGCAGGTATAATTGCACCACTTCTTCGCCATCGTAGTTGCCGGTGTTGGCTACGGTAATAGTAGCCTGTATAGAAGCGCCTTTTTGCTTGGTAGTTTTGCTTAGCTGCAGGTTGGAATAAGTATAGCTGGTGTAGCTTAAACCATATCCGAAAGGATATAATGGCTCGCGGGGGATATCGCGGTAACGGCTATACCAGTTGCCCATGCCGTCTGTTTCTTTAGGACGGCCGGTGTTGTAATGATTGTAATATACCGGTATCTGGCCTATGGCATAAGGAAAGCTCATCACCGTTTTGGCGGTGGGGTTATAAGCACCTGATAACACATGTGCAATGGCATTACCGCTTTCTGTGCCTAATATCCAGCTATACACAATGGCATCTACCAAACCTTCTGTGGCGGTTAATACCAGTGGCCGGCCGGAGGATACAACTGCAACTACTTTTTTACCGGTGGCTTTTAAGGCTTTCAATAAAGCAATTTGATTGGCGGGGATTTCAGGCGCGGCCAGGGAACGGTCTTCACCGGCCATTTTACCACTCAGGCCAATGTTTACCACTACTACATCAGCAGCCTGTGCATTGGTTACTGCTTCATTCACCAGTGCTTCATTGGCACTACCATCGGCCTGGTAGCCTGCGGCATAGCTTACTTTATCCGCACCCCATGCTTTTTCCAAACCTTCGCGTAAGGATACTGCCTGTTTGTAATCACCTTGTGCAATCCAGAAGTCAAACATATCCTCTTTGCTGCTGGCGTATAAACCTACCAGGGCTATTTTGCTGCTGGTTTGCAGCGGCAGCGCCTGGTTATTGTTCTTAAGCAATACAATGCTGCCTTCGGCTGCACGTAGCGCTTCCTGTCTGTGTGCTGTGGTGAATAAAGTAGATTGTTCACGGCCATCTATATTGTATTTATACGGCGTATCGAACAGGCCCAGGGTAAACTTGATACTTAAAATGCGGGCAACGGTTTCGTCCAGTTCCCTTTCGGTAATCTTGCCTTGCTTTACCAGTTCGGGGATATGGGCAAAGGTGACTTTCGATTCCATGTCAATCATGCTACCTGCTTTAAATGCTTTTAAGGCAGCGTCTTCTTCATTCTCAGCATATCCCCAGGTGATCATTTCGCCAAACGATGCCCAGTCACTTACCAGGAAACCTTTAAAACCCCATTGTTTTTTCAGCACATCGGTTACCAGGTATTTGCTGGCGCTTACCGGCACGTTTTCAAAAATATTAAAGCCGTTCATTACACTGGCGGCCCCCGCATCTACTGCGGCTTTATAAGGTGGAAGGTATTTGTTCCATAAAGCCACACGGCTTACATCGGTGTAGTTATACTCACGGCCCGATTCTACCACGCCATAACCGGCAAAGTGCTTAACACAGGCCAATATATGCTCGTTATCCAAACCTGCCTGTAACCCTTTTACCCGGGCGGCAGATACTAAGCTCCCATACCAGGGATCTTCCCCTATGCCTTCCATTACACGGCCCCAGCGTGGATCGTTGCTGATATCGCACATAGGTGCAAACGTCCAGGTAATACCTGCGGAAGAAGCTTCTTTAGCGGCCACGCCTGCGTTGGCGGTTATCTGGTTCAGGTTCCAGCTACAGGCTTCGGCCAATGGTATCGGGAAAATTGTTTTATAGCCATGTATCACATCATAACCAAACAACAGGGGAATACCCAGCCTGCTTTGTTCTACAGCAATGGTTTGCACAGCTTTGGTTTCGGCAGAACCTATTACGTTTAACATAGACCCCACTTTGCCTTCACGCACCATCTGCATTTTGGCCTGCTGACCAGCATCGTTTAAAGCAGGGCCTGTAAATGCGCCGCCATTCAACTGGTTCAGCTGACCTGCTTTTTCGGTAACGGTCATGCGTTTGAGCAAATCTGCTACACGGGTAGCTACAGGAAGGTTTTTATTTTTATAGGCCGGAAGCGGCTCTTTGGTTTGTGCCATACCCAGCCCTGCCATAGCAGTAGCCAGGATAAATAATGCTGTTTTTTTCATATAGCCGTTTTTATAGTTAGTTCTCCAATGTACTATTATGCGATAAGCTTTCGTTGATACGCCGGATCAGCTCTATACAGGCCCGGCCATTGTGATAAGGACATTTCCAGAAACCTGCTTTATCTTCCCCATTCATGATACTGTAATCTTCTTTCACCCCCCAAAACCACTCGCCCCCTTCTTTATCTAAGATATGATTACGGGTAAACTCCCAGGTTTGTACAGATTGCTCCAGGTATTTAGCATTGCCGGTAAGCTGCCAGGCATTGAAAAAGCCTACCATGGCTTCGGCCTGCGGCCACCAGTGTTTTTCGTGCATCCAGTGGTTAGTAGCTTTATCATATTCATACCACAATCCACCATCTTCATCCAGTCCTTCCGCAGCAGCATCGGTAATGCTTACCGACCAGGCTTTCACTTCTTCCAGCAACGCGTTATCGCCAATGACTTCCGCCGCTTCCAGTATTAACCAGGCCGCTTCTATATCATGACCATAGGAAACAATTTCTGATTTGGGTTGCCATTCGTCGTTAAAAAACAACAATAAATGGTAGTCTTCCGCAGTAATATACTGCAAAAAAATACGGATTAATTCGGCAATACGCTGCTTTAATACATCATTCTGCCAAATTCGGTACAGCGTGGTGAACGCTTCCAGCACATGCAGATTGGTATTCATGGATTTACGCTCGTTTGCATCTTTTTCGCTCAGGCGTAAATCAGCTATCGGATTCCATTCACGGGTAAGCGCTTCAATATATCCTCCATATACCGTATCGTAACTAAATTGTACAATAGCTTTATACAAAGCAATGGCTTGTTCCTGCACGGCTTTATCGGGCCGGCATTGGTAATAGGCGCTTATTCCATACACCACAAAGGCCTGGGCATATACCTGCTTTTTAGTATCCAGCGGCGCGCCCTTATAATCAACACTCCAGTATACACCACCATATTCTTTATCAAAAAAATGATGCAACAGGTATTGATAAGCACGGTCGGCCATTTCCAGGTACGACTCGTAACCAGTGGTATGATACGCTTCGGAAAAGGTCCAGAGGATACGGGCATTTAATACTACCCCTTTAGGGGCGTGTATATGCTGATAATTGGCATTATCAATTTTTCCGTAGAACCCACCATACACAATGTCCTGTGTATGGTTGATCCAATAAGAAAGTATATTCGTCAGCTCATGCTGCATTTGTTGCCGGTAGGCTGTTAACAATTGCCTCATACTGCGCTGGCTTCTTTTAACTGGTGGATGTAGGGAGCGTTCTGATGTATTAAGTTATTCAACGTTTGCACGGATGTGGCCGAACGTAAACCATCTTCCTTGGTATGGATCACATAATCTACCAGTTTATCAATGGTGGAAGTAGCTACGTGCATGCGGGTATCGGAAGAAGCGTAGTAGATAAATACTTTGCCATCTTCATCGGCTATCCAGCCATTGCTGAACAATACGTTGGAAACATCCCCCACTCTTTCTATCCCTTCCGGTGCCATAAAATGGCCTGCAGGCTTATGAGTAACTTTGGTGATATCGTCCAGGCTGGTCATAAACAGGTACAATACATAACGTAACCCTGCAGCGCAGTTGCGCACGCCATGTGCCAGGTGCAACCAACCTTTATCGGTTTTAATAGGTGCAGGCCCTAAGCCGTTTTTGGCTTCATACACTGTGTGATAAGCCCTGCCATCTATCACTATTTCTTCCTTTACTACCGCGTTGGTAATATCATCGGCCAGGCCAAAGCCTATGCCACCACCGCTGCCGGTGTTGATAAATCCATCCTGCGGACGGGTATAAAAGGCATACTTACCATTTACAAATTCCGGATGCAACACCACGTTGCGTTGTTGTGGCGAAGGTGTTTTTAAATCGGGCAGGCGCTCCCAGGTTTTCAAATCCCTGGTGCGGGCAATACCGCACTGTGCAGTAGCGGCAGATAAATCAGTAGCCGGCGCAGTTTTATCGCGACGCTCGGTACAGAACACTCCATATATCCAGCCATCTTCGTGCTGCACCACACGCATATCATACACATTGGTATCGGGATCGGAGGTTTCGGGCATCACAATCGGGCGATCCCAGAAACGGAAACCATCTATACCATTATCGCTTTCTGCTACTGCAAAAAACGATTTACGATCCACGCCTTCTACCCTGGCCACCATCAGGTATTTGTTATTCAGCTTAATGGCTCCTGCGTTAAAAGCGCCATTAATACCAAACCTTTCTAACAGGTAAGGGTTGGTTTGGGGATTTAAATCATATTTCCAGAAAACAGGCGCATGCTGCGCTGTTAACACGGGATGTTCATATCTGTCGTATATGCCATTACCTATCGCTTCCCGACTGTTGGGTTTGTTTACCAGCTCGGTATAAGCCTGCTGAAGCGCCGCTAATCTTTTTTCAAAATTCATATACTATCTGCTTTGTTATATTAATGTATGTAGTGGTTAATCTTCCAGTTTATTCCACCAGGTTCGTTTTAAAATAAGAATGATGATTACAAGAATAACTACGGTTATCAGCAACGGCAGTTGCAACCACAACACCACATACATTGGCAGTATGGTTAAACAACATTGTGCTATAATACCCAGCACTACATTAAACATGTCCAGTTTA encodes the following:
- a CDS encoding glycoside hydrolase family 130 protein, with amino-acid sequence MNFEKRLAALQQAYTELVNKPNSREAIGNGIYDRYEHPVLTAQHAPVFWKYDLNPQTNPYLLERFGINGAFNAGAIKLNNKYLMVARVEGVDRKSFFAVAESDNGIDGFRFWDRPIVMPETSDPDTNVYDMRVVQHEDGWIYGVFCTERRDKTAPATDLSAATAQCGIARTRDLKTWERLPDLKTPSPQQRNVVLHPEFVNGKYAFYTRPQDGFINTGSGGGIGFGLADDITNAVVKEEIVIDGRAYHTVYEAKNGLGPAPIKTDKGWLHLAHGVRNCAAGLRYVLYLFMTSLDDITKVTHKPAGHFMAPEGIERVGDVSNVLFSNGWIADEDGKVFIYYASSDTRMHVATSTIDKLVDYVIHTKEDGLRSATSVQTLNNLIHQNAPYIHQLKEASAV
- a CDS encoding glycoside hydrolase family 27 protein, which encodes MKKLISSLAAITLAVTVFAQGNNYVQNYTKYPGLAATPPMGWNSWNKFACNVSEALIKQMADAMVTTGMRDAGYTYINIDDCWHGDRDSLGFIHPDTKRFPSGMKALADYIHSKGLKLGIYSDAGSQTCGGRPGSRGYEFQDALTYASWGVDYLKYDWCNTEGLKAEGAYKTITAALRKAGRPIVLSICEWGNDTPWAWGQNVGHLWRTTGDIYNCFDCIEDHGTWKSFGVMAILDKQEGLRKYAGPGHWNDPDMLEVGNGMPANEDRAHFSMWCMLAAPLISGNDLKNMTPQTLAILTNKQALAINQDTLGIQGFKHTAKDSVDTWYKPLADGAWAVCFLNRSSKPVALNHNWTIVTDTLSHRDFNPTQEKYSVQNVWENKKATTTNTPLQAVVPAHDVLMLRLVKMK
- a CDS encoding magnesium transporter CorA family protein — translated: MIQKLAEKNGLPFEWININGADESEIMRVAKEYGLHEASIKDSLENDHLPKYERLQEYTFVILRVYDPQDSKVADTVKELTNKIAIFMADSHIITIHKNPWKEIENISNGVVKEGVCKKTEHVLIELIKAGLKSFNQPAGELTDEIEFYEKQVFLKNRKAPILKGLYYLKRKADVFRRLMTMSFDMVDKIDPPNHSNVYTRDLRDLHIKQQAIFDSLTENTNHLLNIYFNISSQKTNETIRILTIFSVFFMPLTFIVGIYGMNFKHMPELDWAWGYPGSLVLMGVITLCIYIWFRRRKWL
- a CDS encoding AGE family epimerase/isomerase, whose protein sequence is MRQLLTAYRQQMQHELTNILSYWINHTQDIVYGGFYGKIDNANYQHIHAPKGVVLNARILWTFSEAYHTTGYESYLEMADRAYQYLLHHFFDKEYGGVYWSVDYKGAPLDTKKQVYAQAFVVYGISAYYQCRPDKAVQEQAIALYKAIVQFSYDTVYGGYIEALTREWNPIADLRLSEKDANERKSMNTNLHVLEAFTTLYRIWQNDVLKQRIAELIRIFLQYITAEDYHLLLFFNDEWQPKSEIVSYGHDIEAAWLILEAAEVIGDNALLEEVKAWSVSITDAAAEGLDEDGGLWYEYDKATNHWMHEKHWWPQAEAMVGFFNAWQLTGNAKYLEQSVQTWEFTRNHILDKEGGEWFWGVKEDYSIMNGEDKAGFWKCPYHNGRACIELIRRINESLSHNSTLEN
- the bglX gene encoding beta-glucosidase BglX, whose amino-acid sequence is MKKTALFILATAMAGLGMAQTKEPLPAYKNKNLPVATRVADLLKRMTVTEKAGQLNQLNGGAFTGPALNDAGQQAKMQMVREGKVGSMLNVIGSAETKAVQTIAVEQSRLGIPLLFGYDVIHGYKTIFPIPLAEACSWNLNQITANAGVAAKEASSAGITWTFAPMCDISNDPRWGRVMEGIGEDPWYGSLVSAARVKGLQAGLDNEHILACVKHFAGYGVVESGREYNYTDVSRVALWNKYLPPYKAAVDAGAASVMNGFNIFENVPVSASKYLVTDVLKKQWGFKGFLVSDWASFGEMITWGYAENEEDAALKAFKAGSMIDMESKVTFAHIPELVKQGKITERELDETVARILSIKFTLGLFDTPYKYNIDGREQSTLFTTAHRQEALRAAEGSIVLLKNNNQALPLQTSSKIALVGLYASSKEDMFDFWIAQGDYKQAVSLREGLEKAWGADKVSYAAGYQADGSANEALVNEAVTNAQAADVVVVNIGLSGKMAGEDRSLAAPEIPANQIALLKALKATGKKVVAVVSSGRPLVLTATEGLVDAIVYSWILGTESGNAIAHVLSGAYNPTAKTVMSFPYAIGQIPVYYNHYNTGRPKETDGMGNWYSRYRDIPREPLYPFGYGLSYTSYTYSNLQLSKTTKQKGASIQATITVANTGNYDGEEVVQLYLRDHAASLIRPVQELKGFQKIALKKGESKQITFTITDDLLHFYDATGAPVLEKGKFSVMVGGNSKDVQEATFELQ